A segment of the Symmachiella macrocystis genome:
ATAACAACAGGGCCACGACAGCGACAATGATCATTTCGTAAGGGCCAAACGACATATCGGTAGTCCTTCTCAATTGGGGGATTGACCGATTCGCATCGGCATCCGCTGGCAAAGGTCACCAAGTCGACAGCACGTCCTTGGGCTGACACAATACCCGGCTGAACCACCTCGCCTTCCATTATGGCGAGTACTAATGACGATTCCAATCCCGATTCGCGTCTAGGACAACAAACCGCCCTATGGCGCGTTGATTATTCCAACTAACGCGTCGCCGAGGTCACTCCACGGCAACAATCGAGACTGGTTATTCCAAGCCCAGAGGTTAATACCGGCAGATTACGCACAATCCACACGGACTCAATCCCAGTGAAAGCGTGCACTGCATGCGGGGGAGAGATTCGACAAAAACGGAGGCGAACACCCCGACCACCGAAAACACAATGGTGCGGTACTGAGGGATGTCCACTCGGTTTGCCCGCCTTGTGAAAGCAGGTAGGAGGAGCGGAGAGGAATATTAACTATTGTACCCGTGTCGCGACCGATGTCAACAATTGGCCCGCCATGCGCCGCTGGTCAACAACTGTAACCTGAATTCAGACTTGCCGCACCGGTGTTGTCACCGTAACGTGGGTGTTGGATTTTGATTGTGGCGATCCAGAAGTTTGAAGACGCGAACATTGTGTTGGGGGCGGCTCTCAGCCAGTCTGCTCCGCTCGTCCGCCGCACGAGAATTCACAGCTTTATCGAGTAATTTATCGTCACGGCCAGCGGCTTTCATCGGACACTACCTAATCGGGCGGACCATGATTGAAGTCCACAGATTGTTCAAAGAGTTTTTACTCCCGGGTGGTGAGCCACTCACGGCGGTCAATGGGATTTCTTTTTCCGTGGCGGCTGGTGAAGTGTATGGCCTGCTGGGGCCGAATGGGGCGGGAAAAACTACGACGATCCGCATGCTGTTGGGGTTATTACAATCGACGTCTGGCTGGGCGGCGATTGGCGGATTTCGTTCCCGCGACGCGCCCGACGAGGTGAAGCGCCGCGTCGGTTTGGTGGCGGCCAATGCTGGGGTTTACCAATGGCTGACCGTCCGAGAAATGCTACTGTTTTTCGCCGATGTTTATGGCGTCCCCGTCCCCGAAGCGAAGCAGGAACTGGTCCGGCTCAGTGAACTGCTCGGGTTCCAAGGGTTCCTCGACCAACGTTGCTCCACGTTGAGTACCGGGCAAAAACAGCGCGTGAATCTCGCACGGGCTTTGATCCATCGTCCGCCTGTTTTGTTGTTGGATGAACCAACGTTGGGACTGGACGTCTTCGGCAGCCAGGTCGTCGTCGAATTTATTGAGCACCTCCGCGACGAAGGCAAAGCGGTGATTCTCTGTACACACCGGTTGCACGAAGCCGAGCGGGTGTGCGACCGCTTTGGATTGATGCATCACGGCAATATTGTGAGCGAAGGCACACTGCAGGAATTGCGGGAACGAACCGGCTGTGAATCGTTGGTAGACATGTTTCTCAAATTGTCGGGCAGCGGCCCCGCGTTGGCAGCCTCGTTCGGAGGAGGCCCCGCATGACCCCGACACCGGAACACGAACAACCCTTGTACGCGCCTTCGACCGGCGTACTCAATCGTTGGCGACGCTTGGGTCGCTTGGCAGCCAAGGAACTGCGGGAAATTCTCCGCGACCGGCGTACGATCATCACGCTGGTACTGATGCCGGTACTGGTCTATCCACTCTTGAGCATCGCGTTTCAGCAATTCTTTTTAGCCCGCGCCGGCGATTTCCAACAGCCCGTCTATATCATCGGCGTTAAAAGTGACCAGCAATACGCTGAGATGACGAATTTCTTCGCGCGGTATGCGCCGTCGGAGGACTTAAAAGCTGATGAATCGACGGCGCCGCAACCCGACAAACCCAAAATCAAATACTTCCAGGCGCCCGATTTGCGTGCGGCTATCCAAAATGGGCAAGTTGACCTCGGTCTGGATTTCGAAATCGAATCTCCCGGCGGCATCGGTCCCGAACATGCTCTCACGGCGCGTTGTGAGTTGATCTACGACAGCACTTCGGCCAACGGTTATGAGGCGGCGCAGATCATTCGCAAGGCGGTCGACATCGCAAACAAGGAGTTTCTCCAGCAGCGGTTGGAACAGTTGGGCGTCGACCAACGCGCGGTGCCTGTCCAAACGAAAATCGAGGAATTGGAAACCGACGCCGCTACAGCCGCCGTCTCCTTGACCAGCGTGATTCCGTTGATTTTGATTCTGATGACGATCACCGGCGCCGTCTATCCAGCAATCGACCTGACCGCCGGCGAACGCGAACGGGGTACCTTGGAGATTTTGATCGCAGCTCCCATTCCGCGGATGGGTCTACTAATTGCCAAGTACATTGCCGTGATGACGGTCGCTATGTTAACAGCCTCGGTCAATTTGGCGATGATGGCCGTCACGATCAGTGTGAGCGGACTGGGAGAGAAATTGTTGGGTGGCAACGGATTGTCGCCGCAGATGATGATTCAGGTGTTTTGCCTGTTGGTGCTGTTTGCCATGTTCTTTTCGGCGGTATTGTTGGCGCTGACCAGCTTCGCCCGCAGCTTTAAGGAAGCGCAAGCGTATTTGATTCCGCTGATGCTGTTGTCCCTGGCACCGGGTGTCATGAGCCTGATGCCTGGGTTGGAACTGACCGGCACCTTGGCTGTGTTGCCGTTGATCAACATCGTCTTGTTGGGCCGCGACTTAATGCAATCCAACGTGGAATTGTCCAGCTTGGTGGCGGTCGTGGTCTCGACCAGCATCTATTCGTTGGTGGCCATTGCAATTGCCGGGAAAATTTTCGGTGCCGAGGGGGTGCTCTACAGCACGCAGGGGAGTTGGTCTGATTTCCTCAGGCGTCCCGACGAACCAACCGGCACACCTTCGCTCACCAACGCCATGTTCTGCTTGGCGTGCCTGTTTCCGGCCTACTTCATCATTAGCAGTTTGACGGCTCGGGCAGAGGATTTACCGGTGGCGACTCGTGTGTTGCTGTCGGCAGGAGCGACTGGATTTTTATTCGGCCTGTTTCCACTGGCGGCGGCTTATTTGGGGCGAGTGCGGCTGATAGCTGGGTTTTCTCTGTGGCGTCCCCAACTGGTCACTATTGTGGGTGGCATATTGCTCGGACTTTCGCTGTGGCCGTTCGCGCATGAATTCACATTGATGACCAACACGTTTCAATTGGATGATCGCTTCCAGGAAACGGCAAAGCGGATCATCGAACAGGTGCAAGCGATACCCCCCGTGCTGTTGGTCTTAGCCTATGCCGTGATTCCGGCGACGTTCGAGGAATTCTGTTTCCGCGGCTATCTGTATAACGCAATCCGCCCACGCACGACGGCGGTGCAGACGATTTTGGCGACGGCAATCATCTTCGGACTGTTTCATTTTGTAACGCAAGGCGCGCTGTCGATGGAGCGACTGGCGAATAGCACGATGCTGGGGATCATCCTGGGTTGGATGCGATACAAAACTGACAGCATTTGGCCCGGCATCGTGATGCACACCTGTCACAACGGTTTTCTGTTGATCATGGCGCACTATGCCCGCCAGCTGGAGGCTCGTTTTCCGCAATTCCAGGACCGGCAACACCTGCCTGCCTCGTGGTTGATCGGCGCGGGTGTCGTGGCAATTATTGGATTCGCACTCGTGCAGTTGTTTGCCTCACCCCCGCCGCGCGAATCTGAGACAGTTGCCCTCGAAACGTCATGATGAGGAAAGCACGCGGCGCACGTCTGCTTCGTCGACATCGGTGAAGACCTCGACATGCCCCAATCGCGTGGGCAGCACAAACCGCAATTGCCCGGCCACGGTTTTTTTATCGAGTTTCATCCGCGCGATCACGTCGTCCTGTTTCAACTCACAGCCCTCGGGAAGCTGTCTCGGCAGTCCGACCGCTTCGGTGAGCGCGATCTGCCGTTGGGCCAACGATCCGTCGACTTGACCGCGTTGCTCGGCCAATTGGGCGGCATCGACCATGCCGATCGCCACCGCTTCGCCGTGAGTCAATTCCCCGTATCCGCACAGCGCCTCGTAGGCATGCGCGAAGGTATGACCGTAGTTGAGCACCGCGCGAAGACCGGTCCGCTCGTATTCATCGGCGGCGACCACCTGGGCTTTGAGTTCACAGCTGCGGGCAATCACGTGCCGCAAGACGTCGGGCGCCCGTTGATTCAACCCCTCGACGTTTTGCTCCAAATAGGCGAAAAACTCCTCGTCGAGAATCACGCCGTATTTGATGACCTCCGCCAAGCCACTGCGATAATCCCGTTCGGGCAGCGTATCGAGCAGCGACGTATCGATGAATACACCCAGCGGTTGATGAAACGCGCCAATCAGGTTTTTGCCCTGTGCATGATTGATACCGACCTTGCCGCCCACGGAACTATCGACCTGCGCCAACAGCGTGGTCGGAACCTGCACAAACGGCACGCCCCGGGTATAGGTGGCGGCAACAAATCCGGCCAAGTCGCCGACGACTCCGCCGCCCACGGCAATCACCAACGTCTGCCGCCCGGCTTGGATGTCGACGAGTTGATCGTATAACCCCGCAACCGCGGTCAACGACTTGGAAGTCTCTCCCGCCGAGACCTTAGCGAGATGCGTCTCCCAAGCGGCATCCTGCAGACTCCGCATCACAGCGGCGGCGTGCGGCTTGTGGACGTTGGCATCGGTGACAATGAACGCCTGACGGGCAGAAACATCACGGTCCTGCGCCCAGCGTTCCACGGAGCGCGCGCAGGCTGCCAACTGATCGCTGGCGATGTCGATATCGTAACTGCGCGGCCCGAGTTCAACGCGAACGGTCTGTGAGTCGGTCTTGGGGTTCACTTGGCTTCTCCCCCGCCGTAAACGGCGGGGCTCATACCCGCTTGCGGCGGGAAAAGTCCCGTAAACGGGACTTGTAGGTTGGTGACTGCTTTACTTTTTGTCTTCCGGCTTTTTATCGTCCGACTTTTTTTCCTCAGGTTTCTTCTCGTCCGGCTTCTTTTCTTCGGGTTTTTTCTCCGGCTCTTTTTTCTCAGGTGCTTTTTTCTCTTCGGGCTTCTTGTCTTTGTCCTTCTTGTCTTTCTTCTCTTTCGGCTTGGCTTCGCCTTCTTTCGGCTCTTCCTTCTTCTCTTCGACTTTGATGACCAACTCGACACCGCGGTTGATTTTTAGTTCCGGCAGCGCGGTTTGCAGCGAGGCGGCTCCGGCGTCGGTGACTTTGGTTTCCCACAGGTACAACTTTTTGAGCTTTTTCAACTCCTTGAGTTGTTCCAGCCCCGCATCGGTGACGGCAGTTCCGTAGAGATTCAGGTATTCCAGATTCACCAGTCCTTTGATGTGCGGAAGACCGGCGTCGGTGATTGCTGTTTTTTCCAAATGCAGCCGTGTCAGGCCGGTCAGTTTGGAGAGCTGCGCCAATCCGGCGTCGGTGATTTTTGTGCCCCGCAGGTTCAAGTGCACCAGCTTTTGAACGTTCGGCAGCGGCGCCAACGACTCATCGGTCGCTTTTTCTCCGATCAAGTGATAGGCAATTTCCAACCGGTCATCGTCCTGGGCCAGTTCCATCACGTGGCCGCCCATTTTTTTGATCTCGGCGACCGCCTGTTTTGATTTTTCCGCCGCTTGAGGATCCTCCTCCGCCGTGGCGACCTGCCCGCCCAAAAAACCAATCAACAGCATTCCCGTCAATGTGTATCGACTCATTGCAAACGTTCCTCCCGCAAACAGACGCGTTATGTGTACAAGCCACGCGTGCTTTGTGGCTCCCTTGAGTATAACAATGCCATCGGCCCCTGACAAAATGTCCGGCAAACCTTATTGCAGTTTGCCACGCCCCAAAATCGGCCAAACGGTCTCCAGTTGATTCTTGCGGAAACCGAAGAATTCGTCGTGCAGGACGGTTGTGAAATCGCCGTAACCCACGACCAATTCGACTTTATCGCCAATTTGTAGCCCCTGTGACTTGGTACCGAGTTTCAATTCACAATGCTCGGCGCTGAGCCGCACGACCTCCGCATCATGATCTCCGGCGAGCACCGGCATGTGAACGTCGGGGTTCATCGTCTTGCGGCCGCAGTCTAAGACGGCGCGATCCAATTGTGGACGGCTGACCACTGTGGCTAACACCGTCAACGCATACTCCAGGTCCTTCACCTGGCAGGTATTGCGGTAAAACGGATCCATAAAGATCCCGCCTCCCGCTTGCAGTTCCGTGATGCCCGGACACTGCGCGGTGATGTGAAACGACCCGGTGCCGCCCGCGCTGACGATGTCACAGGCGATCCCGGCGGCGCGAATCGATTCGGCGCAACCGACCAGCACTTTCATCGCCGTGCGAATTTTTTCTTCCTTCTCAGACAAGTCTGAAATCGTGAGCAGATGTCCTTCGTAGCCCATAATTCCGGCCAGTTCGACTCCTTCGAGCTTGTCGATTGCTTGCGCTAATGCCAGCGTATCGCTGCCTGGGCGAATCCCGACGCGATCCAGACCGATATTGACCTCAATCAGCACGCGGACCGTGACTCCTCGCCGCCGACAGACCGCAGCCAACGGTTCGACTTGCGCATAATGATCGCAAGCGACAATCGGATCGGCCCAGCGACGCATGGCGGCGATCCGTTCGAGTTTGCGTTCGCCAACCACCATATTGGCAATCAAAATATCCCGCACGCCCCCCTGGGCCATGACCTCAGCTTCGGACGTTTTCGGGCAGGTCGTGCCGATTGCGCCTGCTTCGATTTGACGCATGGCAATCGCCGGCGTTTTATGGCATTTCGAATGCGGTCGCCAATCCACGCCATGCTCGCGGCAATAGCGGGCCATCTTCTCGATGTTGGACTCCATCACATCCAAGTCGATACAGAGCACCGGGGTGTCGAGAGAGAATTTGTCAGCACCGAAAATATGTTGGGACACGTCTGTTTCCTCGGGTTGGATATCGGGGTGGGCACAATTTCAGGATGGGTCGTGGGTGTCAGTTGCCTCGATCGTAGCGACGCCCCCTGAGATGTCACAAGTCACTCGGCTTCAAACGGGACGCCGGAAATCCGTGCAACTTTGCGTAAGTCCTCAACAACGGGCAAGACCAACGGGATGCCTTGTTCCCTCCGTTCTGCCTCTGCTGCGCGCTCCGGGTCGCCGGGTATCAACACGCCGTCGCTGCCGGGCGCCGGTTTGGTCGCTCGAAAGGTGCGAATCCAATCATCGATCCGCGTTTTGAACTCGGCCGGATCCATGAACCCGGCAATCTGCATCGCCCCAAAGAAATGCCCCAGCCCCTTGCCGACGGTCCGCTCCCGCTCAGCGACTCGGTGCCGCATCACAAATTGCGGCGCAAATGGCCCCCAATTCGCGCCTCCCAACACGCCGGTCAGAATGTCGACCATCGCCGACAGGCAATACCCTTTGTGTCCGCCCCGATCTCGGTTCGAACCCACCGGCAACAATGCCCCGCCCTCCATCATCGCCGCCGGGGACGTGGTCTCCACTCCTGTTTCGTCGATCGCCCAACCGAGCGGCAATTCCTGTTGCTTGCGGTCAGCCATTTCGATTTTTCCGAAGGCGACGGCACTGGTGGCCAGATCAATGACAATCGGTGGTTCTTCGTCGCCGGGAAACGCAATCGCGATCGGGTTGGTCCCCAACATCCGCTCCGCTCCCCACAACGGGGCAACCATCCGCGAGCTATTGGTCATCGCCCAGCCGATCAAATCCCGCTCAAGCGCCTGCAGCGGATAATAACCGGCGATGCCAAAATGATTGGTGTGGCTGACCGTCACCCAGCCACTGCCAACCGCTTCGGCTTTTTCCATGGCAATTTCATTCGCCCGCGGCCCAATCACCAGTCCCAAACCGTTGTCGGCATCGATGGCAGCGGTGCTGGGGGTCTCGCGGAGGATCTTCAAATTCGGCCGCGGATTGATCAAACCCTCTTTGAGCAGTTCGACATAGGCCAACAGCCGCGCCACGCCATGCGACTCAATCCCCCGCAAATCACTCGCCGACAGCACCAGCGCCGCCTGCTGCGCATCGGCCTGTGGGATGCCGAACTGCACGAAAACCTTCGCGGTAAAGTCTTCGAGGTACTCGTGCGAAAACGTGCACGTTTGAGGTTTTTCTGCCATGCCAACCAACTTCTAGGTTCAGTTCAAAACCGCGCTGCCAGTTTCTCCGTAATCATCGCTCCAATATTCAGCGACGCTGTTGCCGCCGGCGAGGGGGCGTTGCCGATGTTGATGACCCGCTCGGTTTCATCGATCAGAAAATCATCCACCATACTGCCGTCGCGGGACACGGCTTGCGCGCGGACGCCGGCGGGGGCGGTTACCAGATGCTCGCTGCGAATGTCCGGCACAAGCCGCTGCAGGGCTTTGACAAATGCGGCTTTGCTGCACGACCGCCACATTTCTCCCGCACCGACCCGCCAATACTTCAGCGCCAATTTTACGAAACCCGGATACGTCAGCGACTCCAGCAGATCATACGGGTTGACGTTCGTTTTACGATACCCCTCGCGAGCAAAGGCCAACACGGCGTTGGGGCCGCACTCGACTCCCCCTTCGATCATCCGCGTAAAATGCACACCCAAAAATGGAAAGCTGGGGTCGGGGACTGGGTAGATCAACGTCTTGCACAAGTGATGCGCCTCGGGCTTGAGTTCATAATACTCGCCACGAAACGGCACGATTTGCGCCGACGGTTTTTGACCTCCCAACTTAGCGACACGGTCACACTGCAGGCCTGCACAATTGACGAGATACTGCGCCTCCCATTCCCCGGCTGTGCTGGCGACCACCACCCGTTGGCCGCCCGGAGTGATCGACGTGACCCGTGCATCGGTCTGCACGCATCCGCCCCGCTCGACGATAATCTCTGCCAACCGTCGGCAAACTTGGCGATAATTGACAATGCCCGCTTCGGGAACATGAATCGCTTGGACGCCAGCAGCGTGTGGCTCGAGTTCATGTAACCGCTCGCGGCCGATGATTTCGCAATTGACGCCGTTAGCTTGGCCGCGTTCGTAAATCCGCTCCAGCGCCGGCAACTCCGACTCATCGAGCGCCACGATCACCTTGCCGCAGATGTCGTAGTCGATTCCCTGGGTCTCACAGAATGACTGCATGGCCAGTTTCCCGGCACGGCAGTTGGTCGCCTTAAGTGAACCCGGTTTGTAGTAGATACCGGTATGCAACACCCCGGAGTTGTGCCCCGTTTGATGTTCGGCGACGGCGGGTTCTTTTTCCAACACCGTGATCTTCAGGTCGGGGAATTGCTCACCCAGACGATGAGCGGTCGCCAACCCGACGATCCCCCCTCCGATAATTGCGACGTCGGTTTGTTGCATCTGCAGTTGGTCTATCCAGGTGATGTTCGCGTCAGATTACCACTCGTCTCACTCGTTCCCAAACTCTGTTTGGGAACGCACTGTAGCGAAGCTCTGCTTCGCATTCCGTTTCAAAGCTCCCTCGGCATTCTACAAGTCACGGACCGAAGCAGAGCTTCGGGATTCAGGGTTCCCAAACAGAGTTTGGGAACCAGTGAGCATAATTCTAAGGCCTACAGTCTAAAGCCTACAGCCTTCTCACTCCGTGCCTCCGTGCTGATCTGCCCCTTCCGCCACGGCAGCGCGGACACGGTCGCATTCTTCCGGCGGTGTGGTACAGACGTCACAGATCGAACGGCCGCCTTCATCCATTGCGTTGTTCAGCCCACCGCAGGAACCTTTGATTCGGCGACCGCTTATCATCACGCCAATCGACATGCCGATCAGTGCCAAACCGAAGGCGGTCAGCGCAACCAAAAACAAGGTCATCCGTGATGTTTCCGCCGGAGCCGCCGCAGGGTCTCGAAACAAAGCCTCGATCTTTGCGTTTGCAACCTGACGGAATTGATCGTTCTCTTCGCGGACAATCAGCATCGCCGGCAAATTGTGTTGGCCTGCCAATTCCATGCCCCGCTCAGGTCCTAAAACCATCACAGCGGTCGCCCAGGCATCGGCCGTCATACAGTCGTCGGCCAAGACCGTGGCCGAAGCTAGTGTCGATTCAATCGGCCGGCCGGTTTGGGGGTTGATCGTGTGTGAATAGACCTTGCCGTCTTGCTGGTAGAAATTGCGATAGTCCCCCGATGTCGCCATTCCGCGCTCGCCGGGAGCGACCACGCGATAGACTTCGTGCAACAGTCCTGCTTGCGGGGCTTCGATGGCAATGTTCCAATCGCGGCCACTTGCATTTTTCCCGCGTGTGCGGACTTCCCCGCCAATTTCGACGAGAAACCGCTCGACTCCCGCGTCACGCATCAACTGGGCCATGCGGTCCACGCCGTATCCCTTGGCGATGGCGGAGAGGTTCACCGAAACGTCGGCTCTTGTTTTGCGCAAAGCCGGTGGGCTGCTGCGGACTTCTAATTGGGTATAACCGCACCGAGCGCGGGCCGCGTCGATTTGTTCCTGGGTGGGAACCTTCTCCGGCCGACCGTTGCTGTCAAAACCCCACAACTGCACCAACGGCCCGACGGTTACATCAAACGCGCCGCCGGTCTGTTCGCTGATCTGCTGCGCTGCGGCAACAACTTTGGCCAATTCCGGGGATACCGGAACCCATTCGGTCGTCTGAGCAGCGTTGAATCGAGACAACTCCGAGTCGGGCCGCCACGTCGACATTTGATTGTTCACGGTCTCCAACGCGGCATCGACGGAGGTCTGCAGAGCGGCAGCGTCTAATTCCGGCGGCGGGTCGGCGATGGTGAGGGAGTATGTCGTCCCCATCGTCTCACCGTTCAGCGAGAGCGACTCGACGGTCGGTGCCCCGCATCCCCCGATTGCAATAATCGCCGCCCAACTGAGTAACCAGCTGACAAGACGCTGCTCGGGGAAATGTTGGTTAGCCACGGATGCACACGAATGGGTTGATATTTAGTAGTGTCACCACTGCTATTGGTTCTTCACGCGTTCCCAAATTCCATTTGGGAACGCACCTTGGCGAAGCTCCGCTTCGCTCACCCCCCAGAGCTATCGACGATTCGCGTGCCATGCTGAAGCAGAGCTTCGGTGAGATCGGTTCCCCAACGGAGTTTGGGAACCAAGTCACACGTGGGTTAGGGGCTTGTCGCTAAAAACCTCAACCCCCGAAGTCGTCGTACAGGATGTTTTCTTTTTCGACGCCCAGGTCGTCCAATAACTTAAAGATCGCTGCGTTCATCATGGGGGGACCGCAGATGTAGTATTCGCAATCTTCCGGAGCGGGATGATCTTTGAGGTAGTTTTCGTAGAGCACTTGATGAATGAAGCCGGTGTAGCCGGTCCAATTGTCTTCCGGCAACGGCTCGGAGAGGGCGGCGTGCCACTCGAAGTTGTCGTTCTCGCGCGCCAGCATGTCGAAATCTTCGACGTAGAACATTTCCCGCAAACTGCGGGCACCGTACCAGAAGCTGACTTTGCGTTTGGTATGCACACGTTTGAACAGGTCAAACAGATGCGACCGCATAGGAGCCATACCAGCTCCCCCACCAATGAAGACCATTTCGGCGTCGGTCTCCTTGGCAAAAAACTCGCCGAAGGGACCCGAGATGGTGACTTCATCACCCGGTTTCAGGTTGAAGATGTAGGAGGACATTTTCCCCGGCGGCGTCCCTTCCGGAGCGCGGGGCGGCGGGCTGGCAACCCGCACGTTGAGCATGATGATCCCTTTTTCTTCGGGATAGTTGGCCATGGAGTAGGCCCGTGTGACAGTCTCGTCGACAGACGACTCAAATCGCCACAGGTTGAATTTGTCCCAGTCCGGACGATATTCCTCTTCGACGTCGAATTCGCTGTATTTCAGATGGTGCGGCGGGCATTCGATTTGGATATAGCCACCGGCGCGAAAGCCCACGTCCTCGCCTTCGGGAAGTTCCAGGACCAATTCCTTGATGAAGGTGGCCACGTTTTCGTTGCTGCGGACTTTGCACCGCCATTGTTTCACGCCGAAGACTTCGGTGGGGACTTCGATTTTCATGTCCCGTTTGACGGCAACCTGACAGCTCAACCGGCAACCTTCGGCCGCTTCGCGTTTGGTGATGTGCGATTCTTCGGTTTTGAGGATATCGCCGCCGCCCGATTCAATATGCACTTTACACTGCGCGCAGGTGCCACCGCCACCGCAGGCCGAAGATACAAAAATCTTGCTGTCGGCCAGGACATTGAGCAGTTTTCCGCCGGCAGGAACCGACAAGGTGCGTTCGTTGTTGACGACAATGTCGACATTGCCGCTGGCGACCAGCCCTTTACGGGCAATAAGAATAATGAGGACCAGCGCCAAGACAATGGCAGTGAACATGCCGACGCCGTAGAGAATTGTCATATCCATGAGTTCGGTCCGTTTAGCTCGCAGTGGCGAGCGGCGTGTGTTGCTGCTTGTTGCGTACAAACCACTGCCGTAATTCCCGCCGTGCGAAACCGGCGGTTTGAGTTCGCCATTTGCCGTTAAATTTTAAATTCCTGAAAACGCCATAAACGCCATTGCCATCAGTCCCGCGGTAATGAAGGTGATTCCCAGACCGCGCAGTCCGTGCGGGATATCGCTGTATTTGAGTTTTTCGCGAATGCCAGCCAATGCCAAAATCGCGATTGCCCAGCCTGTTCCGGAACCGAAGCCGAACACCACGCTTTGAGGGAAATTATAGTCCCGTTCGACCATAAACAACGAGCCGCCCAAAATGGCGCAGTTCACAGTAATCAGCGGAAGAAAGATTCCCAGGGCATTATAGAGCGCGGGCATAAAGCGATCGAGAAGCATTTCCAGGATTTGCACCATAGCGGCAATGACGCCGATGTAACTGATTAAT
Coding sequences within it:
- a CDS encoding ABC transporter permease subunit/CPBP intramembrane protease; translated protein: MTPTPEHEQPLYAPSTGVLNRWRRLGRLAAKELREILRDRRTIITLVLMPVLVYPLLSIAFQQFFLARAGDFQQPVYIIGVKSDQQYAEMTNFFARYAPSEDLKADESTAPQPDKPKIKYFQAPDLRAAIQNGQVDLGLDFEIESPGGIGPEHALTARCELIYDSTSANGYEAAQIIRKAVDIANKEFLQQRLEQLGVDQRAVPVQTKIEELETDAATAAVSLTSVIPLILILMTITGAVYPAIDLTAGERERGTLEILIAAPIPRMGLLIAKYIAVMTVAMLTASVNLAMMAVTISVSGLGEKLLGGNGLSPQMMIQVFCLLVLFAMFFSAVLLALTSFARSFKEAQAYLIPLMLLSLAPGVMSLMPGLELTGTLAVLPLINIVLLGRDLMQSNVELSSLVAVVVSTSIYSLVAIAIAGKIFGAEGVLYSTQGSWSDFLRRPDEPTGTPSLTNAMFCLACLFPAYFIISSLTARAEDLPVATRVLLSAGATGFLFGLFPLAAAYLGRVRLIAGFSLWRPQLVTIVGGILLGLSLWPFAHEFTLMTNTFQLDDRFQETAKRIIEQVQAIPPVLLVLAYAVIPATFEEFCFRGYLYNAIRPRTTAVQTILATAIIFGLFHFVTQGALSMERLANSTMLGIILGWMRYKTDSIWPGIVMHTCHNGFLLIMAHYARQLEARFPQFQDRQHLPASWLIGAGVVAIIGFALVQLFASPPPRESETVALETS
- the lhgO gene encoding L-2-hydroxyglutarate oxidase — protein: MQQTDVAIIGGGIVGLATAHRLGEQFPDLKITVLEKEPAVAEHQTGHNSGVLHTGIYYKPGSLKATNCRAGKLAMQSFCETQGIDYDICGKVIVALDESELPALERIYERGQANGVNCEIIGRERLHELEPHAAGVQAIHVPEAGIVNYRQVCRRLAEIIVERGGCVQTDARVTSITPGGQRVVVASTAGEWEAQYLVNCAGLQCDRVAKLGGQKPSAQIVPFRGEYYELKPEAHHLCKTLIYPVPDPSFPFLGVHFTRMIEGGVECGPNAVLAFAREGYRKTNVNPYDLLESLTYPGFVKLALKYWRVGAGEMWRSCSKAAFVKALQRLVPDIRSEHLVTAPAGVRAQAVSRDGSMVDDFLIDETERVINIGNAPSPAATASLNIGAMITEKLAARF
- a CDS encoding Ldh family oxidoreductase; protein product: MAEKPQTCTFSHEYLEDFTAKVFVQFGIPQADAQQAALVLSASDLRGIESHGVARLLAYVELLKEGLINPRPNLKILRETPSTAAIDADNGLGLVIGPRANEIAMEKAEAVGSGWVTVSHTNHFGIAGYYPLQALERDLIGWAMTNSSRMVAPLWGAERMLGTNPIAIAFPGDEEPPIVIDLATSAVAFGKIEMADRKQQELPLGWAIDETGVETTSPAAMMEGGALLPVGSNRDRGGHKGYCLSAMVDILTGVLGGANWGPFAPQFVMRHRVAERERTVGKGLGHFFGAMQIAGFMDPAEFKTRIDDWIRTFRATKPAPGSDGVLIPGDPERAAEAERREQGIPLVLPVVEDLRKVARISGVPFEAE
- a CDS encoding ABC transporter ATP-binding protein, with translation MIEVHRLFKEFLLPGGEPLTAVNGISFSVAAGEVYGLLGPNGAGKTTTIRMLLGLLQSTSGWAAIGGFRSRDAPDEVKRRVGLVAANAGVYQWLTVREMLLFFADVYGVPVPEAKQELVRLSELLGFQGFLDQRCSTLSTGQKQRVNLARALIHRPPVLLLDEPTLGLDVFGSQVVVEFIEHLRDEGKAVILCTHRLHEAERVCDRFGLMHHGNIVSEGTLQELRERTGCESLVDMFLKLSGSGPALAASFGGGPA
- a CDS encoding DSD1 family PLP-dependent enzyme is translated as MSQHIFGADKFSLDTPVLCIDLDVMESNIEKMARYCREHGVDWRPHSKCHKTPAIAMRQIEAGAIGTTCPKTSEAEVMAQGGVRDILIANMVVGERKLERIAAMRRWADPIVACDHYAQVEPLAAVCRRRGVTVRVLIEVNIGLDRVGIRPGSDTLALAQAIDKLEGVELAGIMGYEGHLLTISDLSEKEEKIRTAMKVLVGCAESIRAAGIACDIVSAGGTGSFHITAQCPGITELQAGGGIFMDPFYRNTCQVKDLEYALTVLATVVSRPQLDRAVLDCGRKTMNPDVHMPVLAGDHDAEVVRLSAEHCELKLGTKSQGLQIGDKVELVVGYGDFTTVLHDEFFGFRKNQLETVWPILGRGKLQ
- the aroB gene encoding 3-dehydroquinate synthase is translated as MNPKTDSQTVRVELGPRSYDIDIASDQLAACARSVERWAQDRDVSARQAFIVTDANVHKPHAAAVMRSLQDAAWETHLAKVSAGETSKSLTAVAGLYDQLVDIQAGRQTLVIAVGGGVVGDLAGFVAATYTRGVPFVQVPTTLLAQVDSSVGGKVGINHAQGKNLIGAFHQPLGVFIDTSLLDTLPERDYRSGLAEVIKYGVILDEEFFAYLEQNVEGLNQRAPDVLRHVIARSCELKAQVVAADEYERTGLRAVLNYGHTFAHAYEALCGYGELTHGEAVAIGMVDAAQLAEQRGQVDGSLAQRQIALTEAVGLPRQLPEGCELKQDDVIARMKLDKKTVAGQLRFVLPTRLGHVEVFTDVDEADVRRVLSSS